In a genomic window of Vigna angularis cultivar LongXiaoDou No.4 chromosome 6, ASM1680809v1, whole genome shotgun sequence:
- the LOC128197501 gene encoding secreted RxLR effector protein 161-like, whose product MEFTHTATGLLMHQQKYVGELLERFKMTLCNDVRSPLEVNVKLREYEAEEKVNEIAYKQIVGSLRFLSNSRPYLMFSIGLISRFMSNPKKIHMLVVKRILRYIKGTANHGSMFPYGMQKNELKLMSYADSDYDGDQVERKSTSGHIFFQNEAPISWCSKKQFVVALSSSEAEYIVGCFAACQGIWLNELLKELKILRESPV is encoded by the coding sequence ATGGAGTTTACTCATACAGCTACAGGATTATTAATGCATCAGCAGAAGTATGTGGGAGAACTACTGGAAAGATTCAAAATGACTCTATGCAATGATGTTAGAAGTCCTCTAGAGGTGAATGTCAAATTAAGAGAGTATGAAGCTGAAGAAAAGGTGAATGAAATTGCCTATAAGCAGATTGTTGGGTCATTGCGTTTCTTGTCCAACAGCAGGCCATACTTGATGTTCAGTATTGGTTTGATAAGTCGTTTCATGAGCAATCCGAAGAAAATCCATATGCTAGTTGTCAAACGTATTTTAAGATACATCAAAGGGACTGCAAACCATGGAAGCATGTTCCCATATGGTATGCAAAAGAATGAGTTGAAGCTTATGAGCTATGCTGACTCTGACTATGATGGAGATCAAGTAGAAAGGAAAAGCACATCAGGGcacatatttttccaaaatgAAGCACCTATTTCATGGTGCTCTAAGAAGCAATTTGTTGTTGCTTTGTCAAGCTCTGAAGCAGAATACATAGTTGGATGTTTTGCTGCATGCCAAGGAATTTGGTTGAATGAATTATTGAAAGAATTAAAGATACTCAGGGAGAGTCCAGTGTAG